Proteins from a single region of Pseudopedobacter saltans DSM 12145:
- a CDS encoding pyridoxine 5'-phosphate synthase, which translates to MTKLSVNINKIATLRNSRGGNNPDVLKVALDCERFGAEGITVHPRPDERHIRYSDVYDIKKNIRTEFNIEGNCQEEKFVKLVLDNKPDQVTLVPDALGQITSNHGWDTVKNQSYLQDIIGVFKEQGIRVSIFVDPVLEMVEAAKTTGTDRIELYTEAYAVGFKTDREEAISPYVESARLANKLGLGINAGHDLDLDNLKYFSQNIEGLLEVSIGHALICDALYLGLENTIQQYLKQLH; encoded by the coding sequence ATGACAAAACTATCGGTTAATATCAATAAAATCGCAACGCTTAGAAATTCAAGAGGGGGAAATAATCCCGATGTTTTAAAAGTTGCTTTGGATTGTGAACGATTTGGGGCGGAGGGTATTACGGTCCACCCTCGGCCAGATGAGCGACATATCAGGTATAGCGATGTTTATGATATTAAAAAAAATATCAGGACAGAGTTCAATATAGAAGGGAATTGTCAGGAAGAAAAATTTGTTAAATTGGTTTTAGATAATAAACCCGATCAGGTAACATTGGTTCCGGATGCGCTAGGACAAATTACCTCTAATCATGGTTGGGATACAGTAAAAAATCAATCTTACCTTCAGGATATTATCGGTGTGTTTAAAGAACAGGGTATTCGGGTTTCAATATTTGTGGACCCAGTTTTGGAAATGGTTGAAGCCGCTAAAACAACGGGTACAGATAGAATTGAACTGTATACCGAAGCTTATGCCGTGGGATTTAAAACAGACAGGGAAGAAGCAATTTCGCCGTATGTGGAATCGGCAAGGTTGGCAAATAAGTTAGGACTGGGAATAAATGCCGGACACGATTTGGATTTGGATAATCTGAAATACTTCTCGCAAAACATAGAAGGTTTATTGGAAGTGAGCATTGGTCATGCTTTAATCTGCGATGCTTTATATCTTGGGCTGGAGAATACAATTCAACAGTATTTAAAGCAATTACATTAA
- a CDS encoding YceI family protein, with translation MNKKVLLIALVAVFTVFTAKAQSYKVDTEKSSIEWIGRKVTGAHNGVVKLSSGVLNYNGGLKGGNFAINTTSIKALDVQGEWATKLEGHLKSEDFFAADKFPTAKFVITKLGKVVNGTQTVVGKLTIKDITNEISFPATVTLNNGVLTAVAKNVKVDRTKYDIKYGSNSFFDSLGDKAIDNDFELNINIVAKK, from the coding sequence ATGAACAAAAAAGTATTACTAATAGCTTTAGTTGCTGTATTTACAGTATTTACAGCAAAAGCACAATCTTACAAAGTAGATACGGAAAAATCTTCAATAGAATGGATTGGTCGTAAAGTAACCGGAGCTCATAACGGAGTAGTGAAATTATCTTCTGGTGTTTTAAATTACAATGGTGGATTAAAAGGAGGAAACTTCGCTATTAACACCACTTCTATAAAAGCATTAGATGTACAAGGAGAATGGGCGACAAAATTGGAAGGACATCTTAAAAGTGAAGACTTTTTTGCTGCTGATAAATTCCCTACAGCAAAATTTGTAATTACTAAATTGGGTAAAGTAGTAAACGGTACACAAACTGTTGTTGGAAAATTAACGATTAAAGACATTACTAATGAGATTTCTTTCCCAGCAACTGTAACATTAAACAATGGTGTTCTTACTGCTGTTGCAAAAAATGTTAAAGTTGACAGAACGAAATATGATATAAAATACGGTTCTAATAGCTTTTTTGACAGCTTAGGCGATAAAGCAATCGACAACGATTTTGAGCTAAATATTAATATTGTAGCAAAAAAATAG
- the gcvP gene encoding aminomethyl-transferring glycine dehydrogenase, whose product MKLNAGYQELFSTRHIATNESDTQEILSVIGVNSVDELINQTVPENIRLKKRLNLPKAKGEFEYLNALKQTSSKNKVFKSYIGQGYYNVIVPGVIQRNVLENPGWYTQYTPYQAEIAQGRLQALLNFQTMVSDLTGMEIANASLLDEATAAAEAMFMQYSLRKNSAADTFFVSQELFPQTIDVLKTRSQPYGIKLLIGDHETVELGDNVFGAIVQYPAGEGQVYDYREFAQKAHDQNIKLTVVADLMSLTLLTPPAEWGADIVVGTTQRFGIPMGFGGPHAAYFATKEAYKRSMPGRIIGVTIDSAGNYALRMALQTREQHIRRDKATSNICTAQALLAIMAGMYAQYHGPQGLTKIANRIHALAVLTSNALTELGYQQENTSYFDTLKFNVGPLAGPLHGEALNNEVNLNYKHEIITISIDETTSVEDVKTIVRFFAKVKAKTLNDIDFDALLEDIETTIAQDQQRTSAFLTHPVFNRYHSEHEMLRYIKSLEAKDLSLCHSMIALGSCTMKLNATTEMVAITWPEFSNLHPFAPIDQTGGYMEIIDELNNWLSEITGFAKMSLQPNAGAQGEYAGLMVIRAYHLDRGEGHRNVALIPSSAHGTNPASAAMAGMKIVVVKCDERGNIDVEDLRAKAQEHKEDLSCLMVTYPSTHGVFEESIIEVCQIIHDNGGQVYMDGANMNAQVGLTSPASIGADVCHLNLHKTFCIPHGGGGPGMGPIGVAKHLVPYLPGHAVVDIAEQKSIHAVSAAPFGSASILLISHAYIAMMGEEGLTNATRHAILNANYIKARLEQYYPVLYSGVNGRCAHEMILDCREFKSFGIEVADIAKRLMDYGFHAPTVSFPVAGTVMVEPTESEPKAELDRFCDAMIAIREEIAQIESGVLDKIDNPLKNAPHTAAVVTDDNWSKGYSRSVAAFPLEYVSNNKFWPSVGRVNETHGDRTLICSCPPIEEYASS is encoded by the coding sequence ATGAAACTCAACGCAGGCTATCAAGAGCTGTTTTCTACAAGACACATAGCTACTAACGAATCTGATACCCAAGAAATACTTTCTGTAATTGGTGTAAATTCAGTTGACGAATTAATTAACCAGACAGTGCCTGAAAATATCAGGTTAAAGAAAAGACTTAATTTGCCAAAGGCAAAAGGTGAGTTTGAATATTTGAACGCATTAAAACAAACATCATCAAAAAATAAAGTTTTTAAGTCATATATAGGACAGGGCTATTATAATGTCATTGTTCCGGGAGTAATCCAGAGAAATGTTCTGGAAAATCCAGGATGGTATACGCAATATACACCCTATCAGGCAGAGATAGCTCAGGGCCGTTTACAAGCGCTGTTAAATTTTCAAACTATGGTTTCGGATTTAACGGGGATGGAAATAGCCAATGCTTCTTTGTTGGATGAAGCTACTGCAGCGGCTGAAGCTATGTTTATGCAATATAGCTTGAGAAAAAATTCTGCTGCCGATACGTTTTTCGTTTCGCAGGAATTATTTCCTCAAACTATTGATGTTTTAAAAACCAGATCGCAACCTTACGGTATCAAATTGCTTATTGGTGACCATGAAACTGTTGAATTGGGAGATAATGTTTTTGGGGCGATAGTTCAATATCCTGCCGGAGAAGGACAGGTTTATGATTATCGTGAATTTGCACAGAAGGCTCATGATCAAAACATCAAATTAACCGTTGTAGCTGATTTGATGAGTTTAACTTTGTTGACTCCACCAGCTGAATGGGGAGCAGATATTGTTGTAGGCACAACACAAAGATTTGGTATTCCAATGGGATTTGGTGGACCACATGCCGCCTATTTCGCCACAAAGGAAGCTTATAAAAGATCTATGCCGGGAAGAATTATAGGTGTTACTATAGATTCTGCCGGGAATTACGCCCTAAGAATGGCTCTTCAAACCAGAGAGCAACATATCAGAAGAGATAAAGCCACTTCGAATATCTGTACAGCGCAAGCTTTATTGGCTATTATGGCTGGAATGTATGCACAATACCATGGTCCACAAGGTTTAACCAAAATAGCGAACAGAATTCATGCATTAGCAGTTTTAACTTCTAATGCGTTAACAGAGTTGGGTTATCAGCAGGAAAATACTTCTTATTTTGATACACTGAAATTTAATGTAGGACCTTTAGCAGGCCCATTACATGGAGAGGCGTTAAACAACGAGGTTAATTTAAATTATAAGCATGAAATCATTACCATTTCTATAGATGAAACTACTTCGGTAGAAGATGTTAAAACTATTGTCAGATTTTTTGCAAAGGTAAAAGCGAAGACTTTAAACGATATTGATTTTGATGCTTTACTAGAAGACATTGAAACAACTATCGCCCAAGATCAACAAAGAACATCTGCTTTTTTAACACATCCCGTTTTCAATAGATATCATTCGGAACATGAAATGTTGCGTTATATCAAATCGTTGGAAGCCAAAGATCTTTCGCTATGCCATTCTATGATTGCTTTAGGTTCTTGTACAATGAAACTAAACGCAACTACAGAAATGGTAGCGATTACATGGCCAGAGTTTAGTAACCTGCATCCATTCGCTCCAATCGATCAGACTGGCGGATATATGGAGATTATAGATGAATTAAATAACTGGTTGAGTGAAATAACTGGTTTTGCAAAAATGAGCCTGCAGCCAAATGCCGGGGCACAAGGAGAATATGCAGGGCTAATGGTAATACGCGCTTATCATTTGGACAGAGGCGAAGGGCATAGAAATGTTGCTTTAATCCCTTCGTCCGCTCATGGTACAAATCCAGCGTCTGCGGCAATGGCGGGGATGAAAATTGTAGTGGTAAAATGTGACGAGAGAGGAAACATTGACGTTGAGGATTTGAGAGCTAAAGCTCAGGAACATAAAGAGGATTTAAGTTGCTTAATGGTAACTTACCCTTCTACACACGGTGTTTTCGAAGAATCTATTATAGAAGTTTGTCAAATTATCCACGATAATGGCGGACAGGTTTATATGGATGGAGCAAATATGAATGCACAGGTTGGGCTAACTTCTCCAGCATCTATTGGAGCGGACGTTTGTCACCTAAATCTGCACAAAACATTTTGTATTCCGCATGGAGGAGGTGGGCCGGGAATGGGACCTATCGGAGTAGCGAAGCATTTAGTTCCTTATTTACCAGGACATGCCGTGGTTGATATCGCTGAGCAAAAATCTATTCATGCAGTTTCGGCAGCACCATTTGGTTCTGCTTCAATCCTATTAATTTCTCATGCATATATTGCTATGATGGGTGAAGAAGGGTTAACTAATGCAACCAGACATGCAATATTAAATGCAAACTATATTAAGGCTCGGTTAGAACAATATTATCCGGTTCTTTATTCTGGGGTCAATGGTCGTTGCGCTCATGAGATGATTTTAGACTGCAGGGAATTCAAGTCATTTGGTATAGAAGTGGCAGATATAGCTAAACGTTTAATGGATTACGGTTTCCATGCACCAACTGTATCTTTCCCTGTCGCAGGTACTGTAATGGTAGAACCGACCGAGTCTGAACCGAAAGCGGAATTAGATCGTTTTTGCGATGCTATGATTGCCATAAGGGAGGAAATCGCTCAGATTGAAAGCGGTGTTTTGGATAAAATAGATAATCCGCTAAAAAATGCACCTCACACAGCTGCTGTTGTAACAGACGATAATTGGAGTAAAGGATATTCCAGATCTGTGGCTGCATTTCCTTTAGAATATGTCTCAAACAATAAATTCTGGCCGTCTGTAGGTAGAGTTAATGAAACTCATGGAGACAGAACTTTAATTTGCTCCTGTCCTCCTATAGAAGAATATGCTTCTTCCTAA
- a CDS encoding ABC transporter substrate-binding protein — MRNLIQFVFTCFIIISTCFYVAAQPQERINLQLKWYHQFQFAGYYAAHIKKFYEKEGLDVHFIEGGDQKSVLREVTQGHADFGITGSDILYNYIEGSPVVVTSVIFQHSPYTFMTLKKSGIRSPLNLYKRKVMASGDQGWFLLRSLFFREGIPPDSIKLMKHSWNNQDLIDEKVDAISAYSTVEPFQLKKKGYEVYLISPRDYGLDFYGDLIFTSKRYAENNADVVEAFNRASIKGWEYALAHKEEMITYILGLPGVKERNITREHLEFEANETENLIYSNLVEIGHINTGRFQNMLDMYKELKIVPASASIDGLVFEKKEINWEKISYTIILIAVFVAALFSVIFIWNRRLVKIVNKKTKELKDEVENRKIAEEIARQNELKLKLAIKGANIGLWEWDVYTQEFTISKQWCFLLGLDFFSLPIRKNIFDFIHPQDIPILKKSLKTNFAGIRRLSMHQLRLLNSNGDEIHVLISFRVIKTEVKKGRKLYGVVVNIDNIKKQESSLLQLSEELMHSNKELKKFAYITSHNLRAPVVNIVALMSMFEKKELTENNVQIFEKLDASVTKLNDTLNDLIEIVSNSRKDLPKLDTVNFKCVFEDICRSINLEIERINPSIILDFKTQDFKYTRSYLESIFLNMLTNAIKYRDKERKLTIHISTYEDDRYVYLKVSDNGIGMDLKKNGQRLFELYQRFEPSIQGKGIGLFLVKSQVESLSGKLFVNSELGVGTTFTIAFLKEL, encoded by the coding sequence ATGAGAAATCTAATCCAATTTGTTTTTACCTGTTTTATAATTATTTCTACTTGTTTTTATGTTGCCGCCCAACCACAAGAGCGGATAAACTTACAATTAAAATGGTATCATCAATTCCAGTTTGCGGGTTATTATGCGGCTCATATAAAGAAGTTTTATGAAAAGGAGGGGTTAGATGTTCATTTTATTGAAGGGGGAGACCAAAAATCTGTATTGCGTGAAGTAACTCAGGGACATGCAGACTTTGGTATTACTGGTTCTGATATTTTATATAACTATATCGAGGGAAGTCCCGTAGTTGTTACTTCGGTAATATTTCAACATTCTCCGTATACTTTTATGACACTGAAAAAGTCGGGAATCAGAAGTCCTTTAAATTTATACAAGAGAAAGGTAATGGCCTCCGGCGATCAGGGATGGTTTCTTTTACGTTCGTTGTTTTTTCGCGAAGGTATCCCTCCAGATTCTATAAAACTCATGAAACATTCTTGGAATAATCAGGATCTGATCGATGAAAAGGTAGATGCTATATCCGCCTACTCGACTGTGGAACCTTTTCAGTTAAAAAAAAAGGGTTATGAAGTCTATTTAATAAGCCCTCGGGATTACGGATTAGATTTTTATGGAGATTTGATCTTTACTTCTAAAAGGTATGCTGAAAATAACGCGGATGTAGTCGAAGCATTTAACAGAGCAAGTATAAAAGGTTGGGAATATGCACTAGCTCATAAAGAAGAGATGATTACCTACATTCTTGGACTACCGGGAGTAAAGGAAAGAAATATTACCCGCGAGCATCTTGAGTTTGAGGCAAACGAAACCGAGAACCTTATTTATTCGAATCTGGTAGAGATAGGCCATATCAATACCGGAAGATTTCAGAATATGCTGGACATGTACAAAGAGCTAAAGATTGTACCTGCTTCGGCATCTATAGATGGATTAGTTTTTGAGAAAAAGGAGATAAATTGGGAAAAGATTAGTTATACAATAATACTAATAGCTGTTTTTGTTGCTGCATTATTTTCTGTAATTTTTATTTGGAACAGGAGATTAGTGAAGATCGTAAATAAAAAAACAAAGGAATTAAAGGACGAAGTTGAAAATAGAAAGATAGCTGAGGAAATCGCCAGACAGAATGAACTTAAGCTAAAACTCGCTATAAAAGGAGCTAATATTGGCTTGTGGGAATGGGATGTATACACACAAGAATTTACGATAAGTAAGCAATGGTGCTTCTTATTAGGCCTAGACTTTTTTAGTCTGCCTATCCGTAAAAATATTTTTGATTTTATACATCCGCAAGATATTCCGATATTAAAAAAATCGCTAAAAACAAATTTTGCGGGTATCAGAAGACTAAGCATGCATCAGCTTAGACTATTGAATAGTAATGGTGATGAAATACATGTATTGATTTCTTTCCGAGTAATTAAAACAGAAGTAAAAAAGGGCAGAAAGCTATATGGCGTTGTTGTAAATATAGATAATATTAAAAAGCAGGAGTCTTCACTTCTACAATTATCCGAAGAGCTTATGCATAGTAATAAAGAGCTTAAGAAGTTCGCTTATATTACATCACATAATTTAAGGGCTCCGGTGGTTAATATTGTAGCGCTTATGTCAATGTTCGAAAAGAAGGAGTTAACAGAAAATAATGTTCAGATTTTTGAAAAACTGGATGCGTCTGTAACGAAGCTAAATGATACCTTAAATGACCTGATAGAAATTGTTTCAAATTCCAGAAAAGATTTACCCAAATTGGATACGGTAAATTTCAAATGTGTTTTTGAGGACATCTGCCGATCAATAAATCTTGAAATAGAGCGAATAAATCCTTCAATTATTTTGGATTTTAAAACTCAGGATTTTAAATATACAAGAAGCTACCTGGAAAGTATTTTTTTAAACATGCTTACCAATGCTATTAAGTATCGGGATAAAGAAAGGAAATTAACTATACACATATCAACATATGAAGATGACCGTTATGTATATCTCAAAGTGTCGGATAATGGAATTGGAATGGATTTGAAAAAGAACGGTCAGCGACTTTTTGAGCTATATCAACGTTTTGAACCTAGTATACAAGGGAAAGGAATTGGTCTGTTCCTGGTGAAATCTCAGGTCGAGTCTTTGTCTGGTAAATTATTTGTAAACAGTGAATTAGGTGTAGGTACAACGTTTACAATAGCTTTTCTAAAGGAACTTTAA
- a CDS encoding ABC transporter substrate-binding protein — translation MASYRKIVFVVASLILILVQSSYGQGDTVNLQLRWKHQFQFAGYYAAQKKGFYENENLKVKIQEYTPGHSSVDIVLSGEAQYGVFGSDVLLSYMQGKPVKVLACIFQHSPYSILSLEGRGVSKPTDLSGKKIMAAEMGSIILKSLLQNEGIPQDSIAVVPLNIDRFFKDSTIAALIVYKAFEPFKYEKEGYKPIQIDPSDYGVDFYGDVLFTSESETRDYPERTEKFKRASLRGWEYALEHPDEIIDYILKLPGVKERGIDRQMLRKEFLVMEKLIRPNLVEIGHMNKGRWEFILKRFSQLGITTVHKSTEDLLYFPENKVFMYAKVSVYLIGLLLVVALFFFIRSVFIKHNLVREQQKVMEMDTKSRFNEESLRLILNNAGILLWDWNRLSNSFSFLGYNDDIDSYTSIYQFKNALHTEDQDKLDMFVDLLPENFREEIRIKIGETFQWKLLTIKARKFDDENSPLIYTGMLIDISEIKQKEEHLDELSKELETTNSELEKFAYITSHNIRAPIVNLESLMDFYDVDCIDKEANNDIVNKIHISVQRLKDTLEDLILVTSRK, via the coding sequence ATGGCCTCGTATCGTAAAATTGTCTTTGTAGTAGCTTCATTAATTTTAATTTTAGTGCAATCAAGTTATGGGCAGGGAGATACGGTAAACTTACAGTTAAGGTGGAAACATCAATTCCAATTCGCTGGATATTATGCTGCACAGAAAAAAGGTTTTTATGAAAATGAAAATCTAAAAGTTAAAATTCAGGAATATACTCCAGGGCATTCATCTGTGGATATTGTCCTTTCTGGTGAGGCCCAATATGGCGTGTTCGGTAGTGATGTTTTGTTATCATATATGCAGGGAAAGCCTGTTAAGGTTCTCGCCTGTATCTTTCAGCATTCCCCGTATTCTATCCTTTCTTTGGAAGGCAGAGGAGTTTCCAAACCTACAGATTTATCTGGCAAGAAGATTATGGCAGCAGAAATGGGAAGTATAATCTTAAAGTCTCTACTTCAAAATGAAGGTATTCCTCAAGATTCTATTGCAGTTGTTCCCTTAAATATTGATCGCTTTTTTAAAGATTCTACCATAGCTGCTTTAATCGTATATAAAGCGTTTGAACCTTTTAAATACGAAAAAGAAGGATATAAGCCAATACAAATCGATCCATCAGATTATGGTGTGGATTTTTATGGAGACGTTCTTTTTACGTCAGAAAGCGAAACCAGAGATTATCCGGAAAGGACAGAGAAATTTAAACGAGCATCATTAAGAGGGTGGGAATATGCATTGGAACATCCAGATGAAATAATTGACTATATTCTAAAATTGCCAGGAGTTAAGGAACGCGGGATAGACAGACAAATGCTCAGAAAAGAGTTTTTGGTGATGGAAAAGCTGATACGCCCTAATTTGGTTGAGATTGGGCATATGAATAAAGGCAGATGGGAGTTTATTTTAAAACGTTTCTCTCAACTGGGAATAACGACGGTACATAAAAGTACAGAGGATTTACTTTATTTTCCTGAAAATAAAGTATTTATGTATGCTAAAGTTTCTGTTTATTTGATAGGCTTATTGCTGGTAGTTGCTTTATTCTTTTTTATCAGAAGCGTTTTTATAAAACATAATCTCGTTCGAGAACAACAAAAGGTTATGGAAATGGATACGAAGAGCAGGTTTAACGAAGAAAGTCTAAGGCTAATATTGAATAATGCGGGTATCTTACTCTGGGATTGGAACCGTCTATCTAATTCTTTTTCTTTTTTAGGGTATAATGATGATATCGATAGCTATACTTCGATTTACCAATTCAAAAATGCACTGCATACAGAAGATCAGGACAAGTTAGATATGTTTGTCGATTTACTGCCAGAAAATTTCAGAGAGGAAATTAGAATAAAAATAGGGGAAACTTTTCAATGGAAACTGCTAACCATTAAAGCCAGAAAATTTGATGACGAAAATTCACCGCTGATATATACTGGGATGTTAATAGATATTTCTGAAATAAAGCAGAAAGAAGAACATTTAGATGAACTTTCAAAAGAATTAGAAACAACTAATTCTGAACTTGAGAAATTTGCATATATAACCTCTCATAATATCCGGGCACCGATTGTAAACCTGGAAAGTCTGATGGATTTTTACGATGTTGATTGTATTGATAAGGAAGCAAACAATGATATTGTAAATAAAATCCATATCTCTGTTCAACGTCTTAAAGACACGCTAGAAGATTTAATCCTTGTCACCTCTAGAAAATAA
- a CDS encoding MBL fold metallo-hydrolase, whose protein sequence is MQAIDIWAIIIFKTLELHTLGEGSYSVDSSKKFIPFNPDVDKTSDRPGSLFIHVNPFLIKTDKELLVLDTGLGMNNKDGNLIIHENIKAAGYTPEDVTKVLMSHLHYDHSGGMVWNKNGKLEPSFPNAEYIINAQEWEHAYSANSRSYRTEIFDVIQRSGQIILIEGSGILTDEISYELTGGHSEFHQVFHILSGGEHYFFGGDILPEPEQLIRNFVAKYDFDGKLAKDLRTEYGKKAAAENWICLYYHSKGKTASRVSGDEHGFKIEPV, encoded by the coding sequence ATGCAAGCTATTGATATATGGGCAATTATAATTTTTAAGACTTTGGAACTACATACACTTGGCGAAGGGTCTTACTCGGTAGACTCTTCCAAAAAATTTATTCCCTTTAACCCGGACGTTGACAAAACCAGCGACAGGCCAGGATCGTTATTTATACATGTCAATCCTTTTCTGATAAAAACTGATAAAGAATTATTGGTTTTAGATACCGGACTTGGAATGAACAATAAAGATGGGAACTTAATTATTCATGAAAATATTAAAGCTGCAGGATACACTCCAGAAGATGTAACTAAGGTGCTAATGAGTCATCTTCATTATGATCATAGTGGAGGAATGGTGTGGAATAAGAACGGAAAATTGGAACCCTCATTCCCCAACGCAGAATACATAATAAATGCTCAGGAATGGGAACATGCCTACTCTGCAAATTCCAGATCTTACAGAACAGAAATATTTGATGTTATACAACGCTCGGGGCAAATTATACTAATAGAAGGTAGCGGTATTTTAACTGACGAAATAAGTTATGAATTAACCGGCGGACATTCAGAATTCCATCAGGTCTTTCATATCCTTTCTGGTGGCGAACATTACTTTTTTGGTGGAGATATCCTTCCTGAACCAGAGCAATTGATTAGAAATTTCGTCGCGAAATATGATTTCGATGGTAAATTGGCAAAAGATTTAAGAACAGAATACGGAAAAAAAGCTGCGGCAGAAAACTGGATCTGTTTATATTATCATTCTAAAGGAAAAACTGCAAGTCGTGTTAGTGGTGATGAGCATGGATTTAAAATCGAACCTGTTTAA
- a CDS encoding response regulator → MSNETLKILIIDDDEINNFIATKLIDRIEPPAVVSTCLNGKEGMDFLESNIGNTEKLPDIILLDINMPVMNGWQFLDAFDKIKDRMGKDIHINMLSSSVYNDDITKSQTYSTVRKFISKPLTTDKIKEIYSNLGY, encoded by the coding sequence ATGTCGAACGAAACCTTAAAGATATTGATTATCGATGATGATGAAATCAATAATTTCATTGCCACTAAGCTTATAGATAGAATTGAGCCACCTGCTGTTGTCTCTACTTGTTTAAACGGAAAAGAGGGAATGGATTTTTTAGAAAGTAATATCGGAAACACAGAAAAACTCCCGGATATTATTCTTTTAGATATTAATATGCCTGTTATGAACGGCTGGCAATTTTTGGATGCTTTTGATAAAATAAAAGATCGAATGGGAAAAGATATACATATCAATATGCTCTCTTCTTCTGTTTATAACGATGACATAACAAAGTCGCAGACTTATTCTACCGTTCGGAAATTTATATCAAAACCGCTTACAACAGATAAAATAAAGGAAATTTACAGCAATCTGGGATATTAG